TAAAGTCCGTAAAGTCAAAAGTCGTAATGTCGAAAGTTTATAAAGTCCGTAAAGTTTGTAAAGTCAAAAAATAATTAGTCAATTTGGGAAATCAGTCAATTTGATAATCAGAGGAAAAGAAAATGTGTTAGTTCTATTTCAACTTTTCCCGCCACAGCCGGGCAGGCACTATTCACTATTCACTATTACTTATTACCTAAGATATCAGTCCTGCTTTTTCCATCAGTGCTTTCAGGATTTTTGTTTTGCCTTCGCTGAGCGGTGTAAGCGGTGAACGGTGTCCGCCTGCGGGAAGCCCCATAAGGTTCAGCGCCATCTTAGCCGCCATCGGGTTCGATTCAAAACGGAATGCTTCAAAAAGTTCATAATACTGAAAATGCATTTCTTCAGCTTCTTTGAACCTGCCTTCCAGTGCCAGGTCTGTGAGTTTTTTCATCACACCCGGAATCACATTTCCGGCAACGGTAAAGGTGCCCGCACCTCCAAAGGAAATGAGAGGATAGGCGGTAGTATCCTTACCTGTAAAAACAAGAAAATCATCGTTACGGGTAAGGTATAAGATGCGGGCCAGATGGTCAAGCTTTTTGTTGCCGTCTTTAATACCGACGATGTTCGGATGTTTGGCCAGATACGCCGTAGTTTCGGGCAGCAGGTCAACACCGGTGCGCTCGGGTGCGTTATGAAGCACAATGGGAACCGGCGAAAAATCAGCAAGCTTCTCATAAAAATCAATCAGCCCATCAGGTTTTGGCAGCACGAAGTACGGTGTGAAAACCGAGATATAATCTGCACCAATCGCCGCAAAGCGCTGTACACGTTCTTTGGCTTCCCAGAGACTCGTAGAGCAAGCGTCGGGTGCGATTTTCGCTTTGCCATTGGCCGTTTTTACGATAATCTCAACCACTTTATATACTTCTTCATCAGTCATCATGGTATTTTCACCGGTAACACCCAGGGGCGCAATACCGCCAATACCGGCATCTATTTGCCGCTGAACAAGCATTTTCAATCCTTCTTCATCCAGCGAAAGTTCTTTCGTGAATGGTGTGATAAGCAGTGTGTAAGCACCTTTAAACATCATGGTTTTCGTATTTAATTAAGATGACAAAGTAAGTGAAAATAAGGGGATGGCGCTCCGGCACCCGGGAATTTTATTAAACGGATTTTCAACAATCAGGGAGGTTCCTGATGTCAGGGCAAGAATAAGGACGTGTCCCGATTACTCATGCAGGCTTGTCCATTCTCCTTGCCTTTTGCGCCTCAGATTAGAACGGTAGCGCCTGTAGGCAGCAACGACACCTGCAATGGCCAAAATGGCCAGTACGCCTATCTGCCAGTACTGACGGTTTGGAAAACCGACGATTTCGATGATTCCGATAAGTACCGCCGGTACAACTACAAACATCAGACAGCCCCATGCAAAAGCGCTGTCTGAATTTTTTTGTGGTGCATTATACATATCTGTAAAATTTGGTTCTCAATACTGCAGGGAACGAAAACTACGAAAGCGATAATTTACGCCACATCAAACTTCAAATAACCGTAACTATTAGTAAATGTGTCCTTATAAACTTATAACCTATTACTTTTTACATTTTCCCTATTCTTAAAAGGTCTGTCAATATTGAATATCCTGTTTCTAT
Above is a window of Bacteroidota bacterium DNA encoding:
- the dapA gene encoding 4-hydroxy-tetrahydrodipicolinate synthase — protein: MMFKGAYTLLITPFTKELSLDEEGLKMLVQRQIDAGIGGIAPLGVTGENTMMTDEEVYKVVEIIVKTANGKAKIAPDACSTSLWEAKERVQRFAAIGADYISVFTPYFVLPKPDGLIDFYEKLADFSPVPIVLHNAPERTGVDLLPETTAYLAKHPNIVGIKDGNKKLDHLARILYLTRNDDFLVFTGKDTTAYPLISFGGAGTFTVAGNVIPGVMKKLTDLALEGRFKEAEEMHFQYYELFEAFRFESNPMAAKMALNLMGLPAGGHRSPLTPLSEGKTKILKALMEKAGLIS